CGTACCACGCGGAGCGGAACGTCCCGTCCAGCGCGCCGTTGATGACGCCCTCCGAACCTTCGACGTAACTCATCGACCAAGTCCCCGGAATGAAGGACGCCAAGATATAAAAAGCGGAGAAGACGAGATTGATGCAAAGAGCGACGAAAGCGAGCTCGTTTGCCGCGCGCGGACCGTATCTTTTGGTCACGATATCCATCAAAAGGAACGCGAGCCAAGAAAGGATCACGCCGCAATCCAAAGCAAGCCAACTCAAATTGAGGTCGATGCTTTTATTCGCAAGCAGATTCATCGAAACGACCGACGTTACGAAGAGCGCGGTGATGAGAGACGGCAAGCTGCGGAGTAAGAGTTTGATTTCGTAAAAAAGGTTTTTGATAATCGTCACGATCGTGACCTCCTTGTTTTTTATTCGGAAGATGGTTAAGCAAGGAACATCTCCTATGGTTCGCGGAAACCCGCGATTTCCTCACCATTATAGCAATTGCCCGCGGAAAAGTCCAACGAAAAAAAGCGAATTTTTCTCCCATAAAGAAAAAATCGAAAAAACGCTTGCAAACGCCGCCGTAATGCTCTATAATACAAAAGTGCTTGGGGATATGGCTCAGTTGGTAGAGCGATACGTTCGCATCGTATAGGTCAGGGGTTCGAATCCCCTTATCTCCACCAAAATGCCGCGGCAGTTCGCCGCGGTTTTTTTTGTTCACTTGGGGATTCCGCACTTTGCTCTCAAAGTGCGCGCCTTCGGCGCAAACCCCTGCGGGCTGACGCTCGCACCTGCCTTTAACCGCTTTTCGATAAAATCCCCTTGCTTCCTTGCTTTCCTTCGCCTTTTCGCTCGCTATTCCGTCGCTTCGCTCCTCGCGAATCCCCTTATCTCCACCAAGCAAACTCAGTCGAATTTTCGACTGAGTTTTTTTTACACTTAACAAGGGGATGAGAACCGAGAGCGTTAAAAAATCGGCAAGTGATTTTTGCCGATTTTAGCGACTGACCGAAGCGCAGAACAAGGCATTACTTAAACAAAACGATTTGCCTTGCGAAGCGCAAGAGGAGAATCCCCTTATCTCCACCAAGATAGGTTCAAAGTAAAAACTTTGGACTTTTTGTACTCAAATGAGAGATAAGATTGCCATAAAGTGAGAGATGATTCACCACGATATAAAAAGCAAACTCATTCCAAAAGCGGCATAGCGAACAACGGCGCACGCTTTAACTTGTTTTAATAAAATCACTCCAAACTGCCAATTGAGATTTAAGAGAGGGATCATCAGCCTTCGTCTGCTCTTTTTAACCTAATAAGGCCTTCTGCTTTCACCTTATATCTAAAGACAATTGTATAGATGACATATCTTGCTTTTACTCTCTTTAAGACATCCTCCCTCTTCATAAATACACCCTCGTAAAGATATTGTCCATCTGCACGACGATACTGATCCACCATTTTATTTAATTCTTGTTCTGATAGATCATCAACAGAGAATTCATCAATGCGGATATTAACACCATACCCATCTTTTTTCACAATGAAACCATCTGACAGTATTCGACTCTTCGCTATGATAGTGGTCATTTTTTGCAAAAGTGCATCTTTCAAACTGTGATCTTTTATATCATAAATTAGATGCCGTGCATAATTGGTTATCCCCTGAATCTCATCACATAAGAATGCGGACAAAGCATCGTCATTATCCGTTGTTATCTCATTGCATCGGATGCTTTTATGAATATCATCAAGTATACCCTCGGATATATACTCTACGATAAACTCATCATGATTTATCGCGTTAGATTTCTTTTCATAAAGAAAACGGATATATCTTTGCGATGCATCGTCAAGAACAATTTTGTTGTCAAAGCCCCATTCTGCGAAAAGAATAGCTTCTACTTTTGGCTTGTACTTGAGAACTAAATCTTCATTACTAATGCTATTGCATTCGTCCACAAATGAATCCAGCTTTTCTTTTTTTCTTTTTTCATAGAAGGAATAAAACCTATGATTCCTTTTTTCATCGCTGATAAAACAATCGAACAACCGGGGTTCACTAGAAAAAAAACTAACTGCATTGCGCAATTCTTCCGAGGGGAGAAAAACACCCTCTTTATAATTCTCTTGCATAAACTGTTCGAGATAATAATCCGTTTTTCCTATAGAATAATCCTTAAGGATATCAGCATAATCATCATTAAGAGTCATTTCTTTGTTTAATAAATGAGCAATATACCAATCGCTTGCAATCTTTTCAGATAAAACAACCCAATGGGCAAAGCCGCTCATCGTTATATAATCCAAGCTGTCCTCATTCCGTCTAAATGCATCTATAAACTCTGAATAGTCCAGTTTAAACTCGCTAGAATACTTTTCAAATAGTTTTTTCCATGACACAATACTAGTAGTTCCAATCTTTTCCCCCTCTTGTATAAAGGCGGTAATGTTTTCACGGAGTTCTTTAGGAGCTTCATTGCTCAATTTGACAAGATAAAAAAGCTGAAAGCTAATTATCGCAAAGATCAAACCGCTTACGCCCTTATCAAAAGTAAAATAATATAGCGAGAACTGCTTTCTGATTTCAGACAGAAGTCGGAAATCCGACCGTTTTACAGAAAAAGATACAAGTATTATCATAATGTCTATGTACATCTTTTTTTGTAGCGGATCCATTTTCCGCCCATCGATCCAGATGAGTTCCCCACAAATTCTTTCAATAACTTTTTGAGCTAAATCGCATTCCATAAGTTGGAAAAGCACCCTTGTTATGTGATATCGATAATTCTCGGGGGTTTCCCCAAGGATTTTGATAATATCAAAAGACCCATTTAATATATTCAAAGTCCCATCTAAAAGCCCATCCACTGTCTTTTCCAATTCTTTTTTGTCGGTTATATTCTTCAAACCAAACGCTATCGCCTCTTGGATATCCAATAATTGATTTAATAATTTCTTGTTATAGACATCATCATCTTTGGATTTAAACCATTCATATGTTGGTTGTATATCCTTTTCGCAAATGCAATATTTAATTGCATTTATGTACTTGTTTTGTAGCAGATTTTTCATTTCTAACTGTTTGCTTTGTGAGATGATTTGATCTTTAACAATAGTCAACAAGGCGTTTCGCTTCATCATAAGAAGCGGTGTTTCTATATAAATAATATAAACACAAAAGAGAAACGCACACAAGGAAGTCCCTATACATACAAAAAACCAGTAGAACAAATAGCTTACTACATTGATGAGCAACAAAGTGAGAGAAAGGACCGTACTTGCTCGAAATGAAAAATGCTTGTCTTTTCGCAACTCTCTGTATTCATACAACTTCATTCCGGCAAATTCATTTGTTTGTACGGAAAAAGCGATTCCCATTATTTGCAGAATACAAACCACTATGGCAGTAATGATTTGCGTGACTAGCCCAAACGATGCAAGCGCCTTATCTATGCTAAGATTCTCCGGACGGTAAAAAATCTGCAAAAAAACTGAAATCATCCACAAAACAGATAGCATTATAATGAACGGAATGAATCCATGATGATTGATTTTTATCTTTTTTTCTTTTGATTCCTTTTTCATATTATTTTTCATCTTCATACTTTTTTGCATAATATAATAACCTCATTCACCGCCAAAATAAAATCCATCCCTTTATTTCATCCTGACATATCGAATGCTTTTCCCTTCGCCTTCCCGTTTAAGTTCACCTGATTCGACGAGCTTGCGCAACGCGCCTTCAATCGAACTGATACTGAGAGACGGGCAAAGCTCGCGAATGTCTTGCTTCCCGAATCTGCCGATTTTATTTTGCGCAGCCAAACGGACCGTTTCCAGCGCGGAACGCTTTACTTCCACGAGCGCGAAACGATCCTCAAAGTCTCTGTATGCGGCGAGGATCGTTCCGAGCAAGTACTTAATGAAAGGAACGGGATCGTCCTTCCCTTCGCGCCAGCCCTCTTGCGAAAGCGCCAAGGTTTCGTAATACAAGTCTTTGTTTTGGGCGATCTTCGCTTCAAGCGAAATATATTTGCCGACGTAGAAGCCGCTTCGATATAAAAGGAGCGTCGTCAAAAGGCGGCTCATTCTTCCGTTTCCGTCGTTAAAAGGATGTATGCAAAGAAAATCGTGGATGAAGACGGGGATCGCGATCAAAGGATCAAGCTCCGCATTCCCGATCACGCGATTATATTCTTCGCAGATCCGATCCAGCGCCTCGGGCGTTTCAAAAGGCGCAAGCGGAGTAAAAAGCGTTTCCCGATGCCCGTCGGGATAGGTTGCGCTGATATAATTCTGCACGGTCTTCGTCCGCCCGGCAAAAGAATTCTGCATGTGTCTGTAAAGGATCTTGTGCAATTGAAGAATATAGTTTTGCGTAATTGAGATCACGTCAAAACTTTCGTGGAT
Above is a window of Clostridia bacterium DNA encoding:
- a CDS encoding Fic family protein; this translates as MRSFNYSIIKDQKWDSETLGLIAAIYKEVGKQELYLKQRPEALEKLVEIAKVQSTEASNAIEGIVTTNTRMKQLVAEKTAPKNRNEQEIAGYRDVLAVIHESFDVISITQNYILQLHKILYRHMQNSFAGRTKTVQNYISATYPDGHRETLFTPLAPFETPEALDRICEEYNRVIGNAELDPLIAIPVFIHDFLCIHPFNDGNGRMSRLLTTLLLYRSGFYVGKYISLEAKIAQNKDLYYETLALSQEGWREGKDDPVPFIKYLLGTILAAYRDFEDRFALVEVKRSALETVRLAAQNKIGRFGKQDIRELCPSLSISSIEGALRKLVESGELKREGEGKSIRYVRMK